In the genome of Streptomyces sp. NBC_00259, the window TAACGGCCCTGAACGACGCCCGCGTCGCCTCGGTGCAGGAGTGGTCCAAGGCCAACCAGGCCCTGAAGGACGCGAAGAAGGCGAAGGAGGCGGCCGAGAAGGCGCTCGCCGACGCCCTCGAGGTGGAGCCCGTCCCCTGCGACGCCGAGAACAGGCTCACCACGACCCTCACCGGCCTGCCCGCCAAGGTCGTCGCCGGTTCGACCGTCGACCTCAAGCTTCGCGTGACCAACGGCACCGACCGGACCCTGGACGAGGTCTGGCCGTACGTCTACTTCCACGGGGTCGAAAAGGGCGGCTACGAGCCCATCGACGACTACATGCACCTGCAGTGGTCCTCTGCCGTACAGGACTGGACGGACGCCGGCGAGGACTACACCGCCGGTGTCGTCACCTCCCTGAAGGCCGGTGGCCACGCGGAGATCAAGCTGCGCCTGAAGGTCGACGCCGAGGCGCCCGCCGCCGCCGGCGTGGCCTTCATCGCGGCCGACTACCTCAACAACGACGGCTCCTGCGGCGGTTCCCCCGACGTGGACGCGTACGACTTCGAGGTCGCCGCCGCCGGCAGCAGCCCCGCCCCGTCCGCCACGTCCGGCACGGCGGGCGGCACGGGAACGCAGACGCAGACCACCTCCACCCAGCCGCTGAGCACCACGACCGGCACCCTCGCCAGCACCGGCTCCTCCTCGGCCCTGCCTCAGCTGGCCGGAGCGGCAGGCGCGGCCATGGCTCTCGGCGCCGGCGCGGTCATCCTCGTGCGCCGCCGGCAGACGCCCGCCGTGGTTTCGGCAGGCTCTGCGGGTTCCCCGGGATCCGCTTCCTGACCTCCGCACACGCCATCGGCGTGGAGAGGGCGTCCCCGGCTCCGGGGGCGCCCTTCTCCTGTCCTGCGGCGCAGCGGCCCGTCGAACGATCCCGACCGCCACCGGACAGACGCACCGGACAGACGCACCGGCCAGATGTCGCCTACTGGTGGCCGAAGACGGTGTCGGGCCGCGTCTGCCGTTCCCCGTCGACGATGACGTCGACGAACTCGTCGTAGAACGCCACCAGGTCCTTGATGACACCGACGGCCGGCAGCGGATCCGGGTAGCTCCAGGCGATGCCGGGCCGCACATCGCCGCCGCCCGCCCATGACCAGTACTCGGTGGCCACACCCTTGTACGGGCAGCGGGTGCGCGTGTCGGTCGGGGTGAAGAGTTCGAGGCGTACGTCCTCGCGCGGAAAGTAGTAGCGGACCGGAAGGCCCGTCTCGAACAGCAGCACCGGCGTCCGCGTGTCCGCGACGACCGTGCCCTCGATCTCGACCTGGACGTGGCGGGAGCTGGGCAGCGCGTCCACGCGCTTGTGGGGATCACGAGGATGCACGAAGACCTCCTCGTCCTCCTCGTACCAGTGGTCGAGCACCTCGTGTCCGAACCAGGCGAAGCACACGTATCCGGCCAGCTCCTCGCCGGGACATTCCCAGGCGGCCGTCCGGACGATCTCGTCGCCGATCACGAGGTCGTAGTAGACCGTCGCTCCTCCGTGACGCCGCGAGGCGGGGCGTTCGAACCTCCGCAGCAGGTCCATCCGTACGTCCTCGACGGGAAAGGCGTACAGCGGCACGGGACGTCCCGGTTCCCACAGCAGAACGGCACGGTGGCTGTCGACGACGGTGACGTCGCCCTTCGTCCCTCGCACCCAGCGGTCACTGGGCTCCCAGACGACGCTGTCGGCCGGATCCGGTCCGCGCCGGACCACCGGCACCGTTTCCGGGGTTTCACCTGGTGTGGTCATGACCCTCTCCTCGGGCTGTTCCGACGGGCTTCACCGCTTCCACAGCCATCACTAACCCCTCGGCAGCCGTTCACGAACGTCCTGACCGGAAAAGGGACGGCATGCGCTCCGCCGTCGCCCGATCCGTCGGGCAGGGCCGACGTGAAACGGCCTCCGTTACGGAACCGTCGTCTTCTCCCGTGCAACTCCCTCCTCCCCTGCACCGTCTACCAGGCGGAACTCGCACCTCGCGCAGAAGGAGTCGACAGCCGTGGGGGACATTCGCCGACGAATAGTCGTCGCACTCGGGACCACCGCCCTGGTGGCCCCGCTCACTCTGGCCCTCGGGACCACGCCCGCCCAGGCCGCTTCGTGCACGACGCAGACCGGGGCGTACCAGAAGCAGGTCGAGAAGTTCCTCGGCCGCCCGGTGGACGGGAAGCAGTCGGCGGCCGACTGCAAGGCGATCCAGGCATTCCAGACGAAGCACTCGATCAGCCCGAACGCCGGGCTGGCGGGTCCCATCACCTGGGGCGTCATGGATCTCATGAACAAGCAGAAGGCGGTCGGGAAGAACCCGAACAAGGCCGGCAAGTGCCCGACGAACAAGGGCCGGATCGCCTGCGTCGACCTGACGCTCCAGCTCAGCTGGATCCAGGACGGCAGCAAGCTGGTTTACGGACCGGTCGCGGTACGCACCGGGCGGGACGGGCACGAGACCCGCACCGGCCTGAAGAAGATCTCCTGGCGCCACATCGACCACGTGTCCAGCCTGTACAACGTGCCGATGCCGTACAGCCA includes:
- a CDS encoding LAETG motif-containing sortase-dependent surface protein produces the protein MTIRRILATAVAAAVTTPAVLLCATPALADAKPATSATSATAEAGRAHADKLRADTRADKVRSGRDAGRQRAGTPSIEELEKAAAQAQKAYDAAVAAENTAREAMEAALSKDSPLAVAERAAAKDAADAAIARTNADKTLADAEAALAALPETATAEERAAAEKAVADAKTAAQAAATAKIAADEKAAKAVTALNDARVASVQEWSKANQALKDAKKAKEAAEKALADALEVEPVPCDAENRLTTTLTGLPAKVVAGSTVDLKLRVTNGTDRTLDEVWPYVYFHGVEKGGYEPIDDYMHLQWSSAVQDWTDAGEDYTAGVVTSLKAGGHAEIKLRLKVDAEAPAAAGVAFIAADYLNNDGSCGGSPDVDAYDFEVAAAGSSPAPSATSGTAGGTGTQTQTTSTQPLSTTTGTLASTGSSSALPQLAGAAGAAMALGAGAVILVRRRQTPAVVSAGSAGSPGSAS
- a CDS encoding DUF427 domain-containing protein, producing MTTPGETPETVPVVRRGPDPADSVVWEPSDRWVRGTKGDVTVVDSHRAVLLWEPGRPVPLYAFPVEDVRMDLLRRFERPASRRHGGATVYYDLVIGDEIVRTAAWECPGEELAGYVCFAWFGHEVLDHWYEEDEEVFVHPRDPHKRVDALPSSRHVQVEIEGTVVADTRTPVLLFETGLPVRYYFPREDVRLELFTPTDTRTRCPYKGVATEYWSWAGGGDVRPGIAWSYPDPLPAVGVIKDLVAFYDEFVDVIVDGERQTRPDTVFGHQ
- a CDS encoding L,D-transpeptidase, which gives rise to MGDIRRRIVVALGTTALVAPLTLALGTTPAQAASCTTQTGAYQKQVEKFLGRPVDGKQSAADCKAIQAFQTKHSISPNAGLAGPITWGVMDLMNKQKAVGKNPNKAGKCPTNKGRIACVDLTLQLSWIQDGSKLVYGPVAVRTGRDGHETRTGLKKISWRHIDHVSSLYNVPMPYSQFFDGGQAFHSVGISVWAPPGSHGCVNMTKTDAAKYWSLLRNGDDVFVHGRKPGT